DNA sequence from the Gaiella occulta genome:
CCGGATCCCGAGGCGGGCGCGGTCGTGATCGCCGTCGATCGGGTCGAGCTCGACCGGGCCCTCGCGCGGCTCGCGGGCAGGCCGCTGCCTCCGGTCGAGTTCGGGCCGCAATGGACGACGCCTGTCGCGTCGCGTGCGATCGTCGACGTCACCTGGCGTCACGTCGTCACCGTGCTCGCCGGGCTGTCGACGACTCCGCGTGCGGCGACGCGGGCGCTCGAGAGCGTCCTGCTCGACGCGATCCTCCTCGGCATGCCGCACTCCCAGTCTGCCGCGCTGGCGGCGCCCGTGGGCCCCGCGCCGGGCCACGCCGCCCGTGCCCGGGAGTGGATGGAGAAGCACCACGCCGAGCAGATCACGGTGGGCGACATCGCCGCGGGCGTGGGGCTCAGCGTGCGGCAGCTGCAGGAGGTGACGCGGGCGAGCTTCGGGGCGACGCCGTCGGAGATCCTGCGCGGGATCAGGCTCGACCGCGCACGCGCGCTGCTGCTCTCCGGCGCGGCGACCACCGTCGCCTCCGCGGCGTGCCAGGTCGGCGTGTCGCACCTCGGCCGTTTCGCGGCAGCCTACCGCGAGCGCTTCGGCGAGCTGCCGTCGCAGACCGTCTGACGTGCCGGGAGCGCTCCGCGTGAGCGAGTCGATCGACCCGGAGGGCGCGCATCTGGCGGCGCTGCGGCGGCTCGCCGACTTCGCGGGTGCACGGGTGTTCGAGGTGGGATGCGGCGACGGCCGGCTGACGCTGGGGATCGCGCGCGACGCGGCAACCGTGTTCGCGTGCGACCCCGACGAGCGTGACATCGCCACAGCCCGACAGCGGTTGCCACGCGACCTGGGCGGCGCGGTCACCTACGCGGTCGGCTCGGCGCGGGAGATCGAGATCCCGCGCGCCGGCTTCGACATCGTCGTCTTCTCGTGGTCGCTCTGATGCGTGGAGCGAGAGGACGTCGTGCACGTCCTTCGTCGCGTTCGGCGGGCGCTCGTCCCGGGCGGAGTCATCCTCGACCTGCAGGTGATACCTCCCGAGCCCGTGATCCTGGTGGACGGCGCTGCGATCTGTCGGCTGGAAGGAGGGTCGCTGCTCGACGATGCCGCCGCCGCGGCTGCGGAGGTCGGCGCGATGGTCGCCCAGGGCCTCCTTCGGGAGGAGGCGGTGGACGACCATGACGTCCTCCATCACTATCCAAGCGGCCGCTCGCTCGTCGAGGACTTCGAGACGAGGAAGCGGTCCGTCCCGGCGGGCACCGTTGCGCTGCTGGCCGCGATCGAGCGACCCTGCATCATCCGCGAGTCCTGCCGCCTGCGGCGCCTACGCCGCACCGCCGTGGACGACTGAGCGGCGGCGGCGCACGCCGCCTCTCCGAGCTTCCTCGGACGCGATCGGGGTGCTGCGCGGCGACGCGCGCTTCGGCGTCAGTAGCTGAAGACGGTGGCCGCCTCCTCTCCGATCCACTCCCACAGGGGCGTCGCGCCCGCGATGCGTGCGTTGGCGACGAGAGGGGTGCCGTCGAGCCCGCGTGCCTTGACGCAGATCGGGCACACGAGCAGCTCTCCACCACCGTCGGCGTCGACCCGGACTTCCGCGATCACGCCGGACGAGAGATGCGGGCTCTTGCCCCCTCCGCTCAGGCTGCGGCGGCAAAGCGTGCGAAGCGGGCTTCCAGCCGACCGCGGTCGGGCCGGAGAGAGGGGCGCCGCGGCACCTCGATCAGCGCCTGGTGGAACCCTTTCAGGAGCTCCAGCATCGGCCCGTCCTCCTCGTCGAGGAGACGGTGCGAGACGTGCACGCGGAAGTCCGGGTCGACGCCGACGAGATCCTGGTCGTAGGCACGATGGTGGATCGTGCAGAGGCTGAGCCCGTTGCTCACGACGGCGTCGCCCTCCCCCTCGGCGTCCCCGACGATGTGCGCGGCGTCGAGGAGGCGAACCTCCTGCAGCCTGCAGATCGCGCAGCGGTCGCGGTAGGCGGGTAGCACGGCGCCGCGGAACTGCGCCTGGTGGAGGCGCTGCTTC
Encoded proteins:
- a CDS encoding AraC family transcriptional regulator translates to MSVGLDVEPLATHRRVRSREPDVLRDAVAELAVGHDVLHGGRPLDGLVNGAVIGSTNLVYVRYGGRVLVEAPATGARVAVTVPLGPMEVRTRQERRTLSGEGFVLGQDRATVMRPDPEAGAVVIAVDRVELDRALARLAGRPLPPVEFGPQWTTPVASRAIVDVTWRHVVTVLAGLSTTPRAATRALESVLLDAILLGMPHSQSAALAAPVGPAPGHAARAREWMEKHHAEQITVGDIAAGVGLSVRQLQEVTRASFGATPSEILRGIRLDRARALLLSGAATTVASAACQVGVSHLGRFAAAYRERFGELPSQTV
- a CDS encoding class I SAM-dependent methyltransferase, which encodes MSESIDPEGAHLAALRRLADFAGARVFEVGCGDGRLTLGIARDAATVFACDPDERDIATARQRLPRDLGGAVTYAVGSAREIEIPRAGFDIVVFSWSL